DNA sequence from the Carnobacterium funditum DSM 5970 genome:
ACCAGTTCTTCAATCTTTGCTGTGAATATTGGATTTAATGCACTCATCAGTTCATCCATCAATAACCATTCAGAATCTACAGCGAAAGCACGAGCGATACAAGTACGTTGTTTTTGCACTCCAGACAAAGAGGATGTCTTTTTTAAAATTATCTTTGACTCCTTCCCAGATAGCCACTACCGTGAGTTTTTTCCAACAATTCCATTTAACTATTGTTTGTTTTTGACACCTTGAGTTCTCGGTCCCTATGCTATATTATCGGAAATACCCATAGGAAAAGGGTTAAGCTTTTGAAAAACCATCCCTAATCGTTTGCGTAAAAAAATGACATCAGATTCTTTGGCATAAATACCCTCATCATCCTTTTTTATTTCTCCACTTATTGCAAAACCTTCAGTCACATCATTCATTTTAATTAGACTATTAAGCAATGTTGATTTTTCACATTTCCATTCGAGTATGGTTCTTTTATTCCACTATTTTATGT
Encoded proteins:
- a CDS encoding ATP-binding cassette domain-containing protein, whose protein sequence is MILKKTSSLSGVQKQRTCIARAFAVDSEWLLMDELMSALNPIFTAKIEELVIGLKKDYTHIRVTHNM